The Penaeus vannamei isolate JL-2024 chromosome 16, ASM4276789v1, whole genome shotgun sequence genome includes a window with the following:
- the LOC113805387 gene encoding uncharacterized protein encodes MILWLMLALAAGTCQAIPTNRQITPETPLDSLTLDELDQLLSEKLVTLQVDLLKTYEQQLREHEETLDHLHRHRRAISLPPRPTIGQDDWHSYVYDTRPSREIASVTDLVTINFTNVHTVVDIFPVALDNIHAIYKLDSGNGYILQDDTMHLLTVRNQWTKSPTGCSCPGQASDTRCACCALGSVLCQVSASGVSNTCVEDSQINSHTCSSQSPRSLELDNAIAFEYHTYSEGVQQVVVIAKGENIHFYRLDKWGLQDFHSLKGHNTINLDSPVTHLGYGEMFVEQFGTVTRKRYLFTFGLDSSSKRYYEIVTNPQDFSIETGLSMMWDTTGTSMKVWQNGGRVIIGVQDGTNLNIHELTSDRWGRQQISLQQVLSLPAGVTSWRSYATGFENFLIATTPTFARVYMESRGEYQILQNLLPTGSIASFKEMVPVTLPSCKDEVMLVTGSGTSLQIFVWDGTTGLYTLANDTSLAVDITDWTKGFGDVRSISTAVPKLILQSTTGVVGINVLAEMQHIEDPVWDESVALKNRKQYLENEYRSQREVMLDIEDRLNHSVDTTTATVDITGDVTILGGINLDKTLTVTDFSANNLVFPNTDLTGISYDGYKAHLENIANSSAWLQSIDNTLTSIELELQDAVSLTTTKKIDGRKVIVDGLTVQDMNVDSAVFQKVLDDNGNAFPLTSRLEGLVKFADLRKITGKKTFTTSLDVTNLETSALDDIPVSDVATTTGSYAVTGNVNFASTLQAKNVHLPKDGTVGGVDLTNAITLNGPGKLGSTVFNKNLTVLDNLQVDSTDVDGVIIEQLYRNALTKAGGKLKGPLEFTNDVTAKSLTASLLSGVSSPIFLSTTVFKDQDVKLTGKIRVPTLTAKGLYVRDMVNGKDFPSDFPLKTDKTLNLGTKSFNHLTCVDLTVENSLTVDGIQFDKLVTLHRPQVIVGRKTLTEGVDIQGSLNVASSLVAGVNFDDLYANLTAIQNPMGKGFDIYFKNYVHLPTVDYKGNMNNLNIVDLGRDIIYSTDSAAAISGTKSFNLPVSISHATFDSTFNGKSFDDLVHSFSTKPIAGVKTFKKPVTFSSTVDVTGLVDRVDLKQLFDSALYLDKAGQVVTGRKTFTGTVSAGELDVQGRVSGVDFNTILAKSGDQVFTVPQKLAAASFGALDANQIDMSDGFTMNDIDISVLDSTRMSRKNPTPHSGVLTVNGMVSVLGSLDAVNIGGHNVAQLKSNIVTDDADSIISSDLSFASLTVKDSVSTANKVGANGQNISRINENAVFLAGNNAMTGSVTWGDLDLQGDVAVGGLVNGKDLQVVHNDAVYKDDGSVRVTGKKVFQNGLSVKGNINTETTNDIDLSKRLFTLHTDQDITAPFTFDTITAEKSMTLDGTFDGVDLVKLDSRALKQSMDTIENLVFNGKVTIGDFQVNGKLGGIDVNARLQDAVRLTGKDITIKGTKNFVKDVAFKNIFTTNLNNVNFNTYLNHAVRKNVPINLNKKLKVNGLVSAPSITVDSLNIQGTVDGIDYKDLMTRAVLLDGTQSSTSNLQFTNDVLVKGNLATIRLNDLDMDTHYLTTNTPQTFITNVDFDNVHASANVAVQGSVNNVNLPAEFANTLKIQGGQTITGMKTINGVTIVSNDVEVTGLTGDNTLVDFSSEVVYLTEAPTISGSLHFSSDLTVKSLTSTSGEIGDIDVVDLANNAWYYNEAAIITASLNFMDPVVMKETLLTNHTVDGMLVSGVYGDAENALNTYSTYNEGIKNLYINKCPLIEEAYKDTQKAIFDADYFHLVNEAQFGGKPKSSASARVDNSSYIVMSWEKSCDVTMDKYGTSFVPTTTLYSNFGSGKDWIHFEHQGDNYFIGAASSADNSCSRTNSVSLKLENDALTVHQELVAGERVEKTFIQETGTVGIAITMGNVRHLYSFSSSTNEFELVKNLPAIDETAVLIDRSGNTIVVEAYENGIVIPWVNNVQLGLMEVHKMDDAVLVQQYGKVFLMCSVTRELVSGVVHNLELYLLDPVSGFSWLDSKPLNEPAKLTSFFAGNAATGATVLVAVQENWCPEVYTLHGMKFKPFVEMNTPLTWWVEYFSVPDATFPEISKHALLIGQGNGVKLLELKMNGLTHEAGYIECNPAAFKYPELMPIVPV; translated from the exons ATG ATACTGTGGTTGATGCTAGCGTTGGCGGCCGGCACGTGCCAGGCCATCCCAACCAACCGGCAAATTACCCCAGAAACGCCCCTCGATAGCTTAACCCTCGACGAG CTTGACCAACTACTATCCGAAAAACTGGTGACGCTTCAAGTAGACCTCCTGAAGACCTACGAACAGCAATTACGGGAACATGAAGAGACTCTAGACCATCTTCACCGGCATCGTCGTGCGATCAGTCTGCCCCCACGCCCCACCATAGGTCAGGACGACTGGCACTCCTACGTCTACGACACTCGTCCATCGAGGGAAA TTGCGTCGGTGACGGATCTTGTTACCATAAACTTCACAAATGTACATACTGTGGTGGACATCTTTCCCGTGGCCCTTGATAACATTCACGCAATCTACAAG CTCGACTCGGGTAATGGCTACATTCTCCAAGATGACACGATGCACTTGCTAACGGTCCGGAACCAGTGGACCAAGTCGCCTACTGGGTGTTCCTGTCCTGGCCAGGCTTCGGACACG AGATGTGCCTGCTGCGCTCTTGGTAGTGTCCTCTGCCAAGTATCGGCTAGTGGTGTAAGCAACACGTGCGTTGAAGATTCTCAGATAAACTCTCATACATGTTCTTCCCAAA GTCCAAGATCTCTAGAGCTAGATAATGCTATCGCATTTGAATACCACACCTACTCTGAGGGTGTGCAGCAAGTTGTCGTAATTGCAAAAGGAGAAAATATTCACTTCTATAGACTC gACAAGTGGGGTCTGCAAGACTTCCATTCCTTGAAAGGTCACAACACTATAAATCTAGATAGTCCTGTAACTCACCTAGGATATGGAGAAATGTTTGTAGAACAATTCGGTACAGTTACAAGAAAAAGATACTTGTTCACTTTCGGCCTTGATAGTAGCAGTAAGCGTTATTACGAAATAGTAACAAATCCACAGGACTTTTCCATAGAAACTGG ACTTTCAATGATGTGGGATACAACTGGAACATCAATGAAAGTTTGGCAAAATGGTGGAAGAGTGATCATTGGAGTACAAGACGGTACTAACCTCAATATTCATGAACTAACG AGTGACCGTTGGGGTAGACAGCAAATATCGCTGCAACAGGTGTTGAGCCTCCCAGCAGGAGTGACCTCCTGGAGGAGTTATGCAACAGGCTTTGAAAACTTCCTAATAGCCACGACCCCTACCTTTGCCCGCGTTTATatggagagtaggggagagtacCAAATTCTCCAGAACTTGCTGCCTACTGGTAGTATTGCAAGTTTCAAAGAAATGGTGCCTGTAACT CTTCCATCCTGTAAAGATGAGGTGATGTTAGTTACCGGATCAGGAACGAGTTTGCAAATCTTTGTTTGGGATGGAACAACAGGACTTTATACCCTG GCAAATGACACTTCTCTGGCAGTTGATATAACTGACTGGACCAAAGGCTTTGGTGATGTAAGGTCGATTAGTACAGCTGTTCCCAAA TTAATTCTACAATCGACGACGGGTGTAGTTGGCATTAATGTTCTTGCAGAGATGCAACATATCGAAGATCCTGTGTGGGATGAAAGTGTTGCCTTAAAGAACAGAAAGCAGTACTTGGAG AACGAATATAGAAGCCAGAGGGAAGTAATGCTTGATATAGAAGACAGATTAAATCATTCTGTAGACACTACTACAGCAACAGTTGACATAACTGGAGATGTTACCATTTTGGGTGGCATAAACCTTGATAAG ACCCTAACAGTTACCGACTTCAGTGCAAACAACCTTGTTTTCCCCAACACCGATCTTACTGGAATAAGTTATGATGGATACAAAGCTCAccttgaaaatattgcaaatagcTCTGCATGGCTACAGAGTATTGATAATACCTTGACATCAATTGAACTGGAATTACAAG ATGCTGTTAGTCTGACCACTACCAAGAAGATAGATGGAAGAAAGGTAATTGTGGATGGATTAACAGTGCAAGATATGAATGTTGACAGTGCAGTTTTCCAAAAGGTATTGGATGACAATGGTAATGCCTTCCCTCTAACTTCAAGACTCGAAGGACTAGTCAA GTTTGCTGATCTACGCAAAATAACTGGTAAGAAGACCTTCACGACAAGCCTTGATGTTACAAACCTTGAAACGAGTGCACTTGATGATATTCCTGTAAGTGATGTTGCAACTACAACAGGAAGTTATGCAGTAACTGGAAATGTAAACTTTGCCAGCACCCTACAAGCTAAAAATGTTCATCTACCAAAAGATGGCACTGTTGGTGGGGTTGACTTGACAAATGCCATTACCTTGAATGGCCCAGGAAAATTAG GTTCTACTGTCTTCAACAAGAACTTAACAGTTCTTGATAACCTACAAGTAGATTCTACTGATGTGGATGGTGTAATCATTGAGCAGCTATACAGAAATGCACTAACAAAAGCAGGTGGAAAATTGAAGGGACCACTTGAGTTCACAAACGATGTGACTGCAAAGTCTCTAACGGCTAGCCTGCTATCTGGTGTTAGTTCACCTATTTTCTTGTCCACAACTGTATTCAAGGATCAAGATGTTAAATTGACAGGCAAGATAAGGGTTCCAACCCTTACAGCCAAAGGCTTGTATGTGAGAGACATGGTAAATGGCAAAGATTTCCCATCCGATTTCCCTCTTAAAACTGATAAAACCTTGAACCTGGGCACCAAATCCTTCAATCATTTGACTTGTGTTGATCTTACAGTTGAAAATAGTCTTACTGTGGATGGTATCCAGTTTGATAAACTGGTTACCCTTCATAGACCTCAAGTTATTGTAGGAAGAAAAACTCTCACGGAAGGTGTTGATATTCAAGGCAGTCTGAACGTTGCTAGCAGCTTGGTTGCAGGTGTAAACTTTGATGACCTTTATGCAAACCTTACAGCTATTCAGAACCCAATGGGTAAAGGATTCGACATTTACTTCAAGAACTATGTCCATCTTCCAACTGTGGACTACAAAGGTAATATGAACAACTTGAATATTGTCGATCTCGGCAGAGATATAATCTACAGCACCGACAGTGCAGCAGCAATTTCAGGCACAAAGAGCTTTAACCTTCCTGTGAGTATATCCCATGCAACATTTGATAGTACATTCAATGGCAAGAGTTTTGATGACCTTGTACATAGTTTTTCGACTAAACCAATAGCTGGAGTGAAGACTTTCAAGAAGCCTGTTACCTTCTCCTCTACAGTAGATGTAACTGGGCTTGTTGATAGAGTAGACTTGAAGCAACTCTTTGACTCTGCATTGTACCTGGACAAGGCAGGACAAGTGGTAACAGGAAGGAAGACTTTCACTGGTACAGTATCTGCTGGAGAACTAGATGTTCAGGGCCGAGTCTCTGGTGTGGACTTCAACACTATTCTTGCCAAATCTGGAGACCAAGTCTTCACTGTGCCACAGAAATTGGCAGCCGCATCCTTTGGTGCTCTAGATGCTAACCAAATAGACATGTCAGATGGATTCACAATGAATGATATCGATATTTCTGTGCTGGACAGCACTCGCATGAGCCGTAAGAATCCTACCCCCCACTCGGGTGTTCTAACTGTAAATGGAATGGTATCTGTCCTTGGCTCACTTGATGCAGTAAACATTGGCGGGCATAATGTTGCACAGTTGAAGAGCAACATCGTCACCGATGATGCAGACTCGATTATATCGTCAGATCTGAGCTTTGCAAGCTTAACTGTGAAGGACTCTGTCAGTACTGCTAACAAGGTTGGTGCTAATGGCCAGAATATAAGCAGAATCAACGAGAATGCAGTGTTCCTGGCAGGTAACAATGCCATGACAGGATCTGTTACCTGGGGTGACCTGGACCTACAAGGTGATGTTGCTGTTGGAGGACTTGTCAATGGGAAGGACCTGCAAGTGGTGCACAATGATGCAGTGTACAAAGATGACGGTTCTGTTCGGGTGACAG GCAAGAAGGTCTTCCAAAACGGTCTATCGGTGAAAGGAAACATAAACACGGAAACTACAAATGATATTGACCTTAGTAAAAGACTCTTCACTCTCCACACTGACCAAGATATCACTGCTCCATTCACTTTCGATACTATAACGGCAGAAAAAAGTATGACACTCGATGGTACTTTTGATGGGGTTGACCTAGTGAAGCTGGACTCAAGAGCCCTCAAGCAAAGCATGGATACCATTG AAAACTTGGTCTTCAATGGAAAAGTAACCATTGGCGATTTCCAAGTCAACGGGAAACTTGGAGGTATTGATGTAAATGCAAGACTTCAAGATGCAGTACGCTTAACTGGTAAAGATATAACCATAAAAGGTACTAAGAACTTCGTTAAGGATGTTGCCTTCAAGAATATCTTCACCACAAACTTGAACAACGTTAACTTCAATACTTACTTGAACCATGCTGTACGAAAGAATGTCCCAATTAACCTGAACAAAAAATTGAAGGTGAATGGGTTAGTGTCTGCGCCTTCAATAACTGTAGACTCCCTCAACATACAG GGTACAGTAGATGGAATCGATTACAAGGATTTGATGACTAGAGCAGTTCTCCTTGATGGCACGCAGTCTTCAACTTCAAATTTG CAATTCACAAATGATGTATTGGTGAAGGGTAACCTTGCTACCATCAGATTAAATGATCTGGATATGGATACTCATTACCTAACCACAAATACACCACAAACCTTTATAACGAATGTGGACTTTGATAATGTTCATGCATCTGCTAATGTGGCGGTACAGGGTTCTGTTAATAACGTTAACCTTCCTGCAGAATTTGCAAATACTCTGAAG ATACAAGGAGGACAAACTATAACTGGAATGAAAACTATAAATGGTGTGACAATTGTATCAAATGATGTAGAAGTAACAGGCCTAACAGGAGACAATACCTTGGTAGACTTTTCATCAGAAGTCGTATATCTGACAGAAGCTCCAACAATAAGTG GTagtcttcacttctcttctgaCCTGACTGTGAAAAGTTTAACTAGCACCAGTGGTGAGATTGGAGATATAGATGTGGTAGACTTGGCAAATAATGCTTGGTATTACAATGAAGCGGCTATAATCACTGCTAGCCTTAACTTTATGGATCCAGTTGTGATGAAA GAGACTCTCCTGACTAACCACACGGTGGATGGCATGCTCGTAAGTGGAGTGTATGGAGATGCTGAAAATGCACTAAATACCTACTCGACCTACAACGAAGGCATCAAG AACTTGTACATCAACAAGTGCCCCCTTATTGAAGAAGCCTATAAAGATACTCAAAAGGCCATATTTGATGCAGACTATTTCCATTTGGTTAATGAAGCTCAGTTTGGTGGAAAACCCAAGTCTTCTGCATCTGCCAGA GTTGATAACAGCTCTTACATTGTTATGAGCTGGGAGAAAAGTTGTGATGTGACAATGGACAAATATGGTACTTCATTTGTCCCTACAACAACACTATACTCCAATTTTGGATCTGGTAAAGACTGGATACACTTCGAACATCAGGGAGAT AACTACTTCATTGGTGCTGCATCGTCGGCAGACAATAGCTGCAGCAGGACTAATAGTGTATCCTTAAAGCTAGAAAATGATGCACTTACT gtgcaCCAAGAGCTTGTTGCTGGAGAAAGGGTTGAAAAGACTTTCATTCAAGAAACTGGAACAGTAGGAATAGCTATTACTATGGGCAATGTTAGACACTTATACAGCTTTAGCAGCTCTACAAACGAGTTCGAATTGGTGAAAAATTTACCTGCTATTG ACGAAACGGCAGTTTTGATTGATAGGAGTGGAAATACTATAGTTGTTGAAGCATACGAGAATGGAATTGTGATACCATGGGTGAATAATGTCCAGCTCGGGCTAATGGAAGTCCATAAAATGGATGATGCAGTCTTGGTTCAACAATATGGAAAAGTGTTCCTGATGTGTTCAGTTACACGAGAACTTGTATCTGGTGTAGTACACAACCTTGAG CTTTATTTGCTTGACCCTGTTAGTGGCTTCTCTTGGCTTGATTCTAAGCCTCTGAATGAACCTGCTAAGCTGACCAGCTTCTTTGCTGGGAATGCAGCAACAGGAGCTACTGTACTTGTAGCTGTACAAGAGAACTGGTGCCCAGAAGTTTACACATTGCATG GAATGAAATTCAAGCCATTTGTGGAAATGAATACACCATTAACTTGGTGGGTGGAGTACTTCAGTGTGCCTGATGCTACTTTCCCAGAAATCTCTAAGCATGCTCTGTTAATTGGACAAGGAAATGGAGTAAAGTTGCTGGAGCTAAAGATGAATGGACTAACTCATGAAGCTGGATACATAGAGTGCAACCCAGCAGCCTTCAAGTATCCTGAATTGATGCCAATAGTCCCGGTGTGA